TCGCCTGCTTCGACTGCCCCGAGAGCGCCCAGCGAGCCCCCAAACGCGAGGTCACGACCACTCCGCTCCAGGCACTCTCGCTACTCAACGGCCCCTTCATCCGTGAGCAGGCCACGCACCTGGCCCAGCGTGTCCAGAAAGAGGCGGGCCCACAGCCCGAACGACAGATCTCGCGTGCCTTCCAGCTTGCTTTTGGCCGCACCCCCCGCCCGGATGAGCTGGCACTTGCCCGTCCCCTGGTCGCCAAGGACGGCCTGCCCGCGCTCTGTCGAGCGCTCTTCAACGCCCATGAATTCTTGTACTACTAGCCAACCCCCTAACCCCCGCTCGGCGGGGGGACAAAATGGAATCGTTCCGCACATTCCCCCCGCCGGGCGGGGGTTAGGGGGGAGACCATGAGTGACCGCCGCGCTTTTCTGGGAAACCTTGCCACCGGGCTAGGCTCCATCGCCCTCGCCAGCCTCCTCGCCGACGAAGCACAAGCCTCTCCCTCTCTTCACCCCCTCTCGTCCGGCGGAACGCCGAAACAGAGCGAGAGGGGGTCGCGAGGCACGAGCGGGGGGAGTGCGGGGAGTGCGGGGAGTGCCGGGAGTGCCAAGGCCAAACGCGTCATCCAGATCTTCTGCCCCGGCGCGGCCAGCTCGCTGGACATGTGGGACTACAAGCCCGAGCTGACCAAGCGCGATGGCGAGCCGCTCCCCGGTGCCGATGCGCTCGTGACCTTTCAGGGGAGCCAGGGCAAGCTGGCCAAGAGCCCCTACGGCTGGAAGCAGTACGGCCAGAGCGGAAAGTGGCTCAGCGATGCCGTCCCGCAGATCGCGCAGCACGCCGACGAGCTCTGTTTCCTGCATGCCATGACCGCCAAGAGCAACACCCACGGCCCTGCGACCCTCCAGATGAACACGGGCTTTATCTTCGAGGGCTTCCCCAGCATGGGCGCGTGGGCGACCTTCGCACTGGGGAGCCTCACGTCGGACCTGCCCGCCTTTGTCGCGATCCCCGATGTGCGCGGCCTGCCGATCGCGGGGCCTGCCAACTGGAGCAATGGGTTTCTCCCCGCCGCGTTTCAGGGGGTGGCGTTCAATACGGAGAAGCAGATCCCCGATCTGGCACTCCCTGCGGGCGCATCGCCGGACAGCGAGCGGCGCGTGCGGGGCTTTCTGGACGCGCTCAACAAGGGCTATGGCAAGAAGGCACCGGGCTACACCGAGCTGGACGCGCGGCTGGCGAGCTACGCGCTGGCGGCACGCATGCAGCTCTCTGCCCCCGAGGCGACCGACTTATCGAAAGAAACCCAAGCCACCCACAAGCTCTACGGGACCGATAGTAGCAATCAATACCTTGCAGCCTATGCCAAGAACTGCATTCTCGCGCGGCGCTTGGTGGAGCGGGGCGTGCGCTTTGTCCAGCTCTTCTGCGGCGCGTCGTCGTCGGCGGTGGAGGGCTCGATCAACTGGGACGCGCACCAGCGGCTCAAGTCCGATCTTGATCGGCACTGCCCGATCCTGGACCAGCCCACGG
This genomic interval from Armatimonas rosea contains the following:
- a CDS encoding DUF1501 domain-containing protein, with amino-acid sequence MSDRRAFLGNLATGLGSIALASLLADEAQASPSLHPLSSGGTPKQSERGSRGTSGGSAGSAGSAGSAKAKRVIQIFCPGAASSLDMWDYKPELTKRDGEPLPGADALVTFQGSQGKLAKSPYGWKQYGQSGKWLSDAVPQIAQHADELCFLHAMTAKSNTHGPATLQMNTGFIFEGFPSMGAWATFALGSLTSDLPAFVAIPDVRGLPIAGPANWSNGFLPAAFQGVAFNTEKQIPDLALPAGASPDSERRVRGFLDALNKGYGKKAPGYTELDARLASYALAARMQLSAPEATDLSKETQATHKLYGTDSSNQYLAAYAKNCILARRLVERGVRFVQLFCGASSSAVEGSINWDAHQRLKSDLDRHCPILDQPTAALLTDLKQRGLLEDTLVLWTTEFGRMPTFQAKTQGRDHNPQGFTVWMAGAGVKGGFSHGATDALGWKAEQDVTTIYDFHATVLHLLGLDHKKLTYYHNGANRRLTDVHGEVIRTILQA